In Brevibacillus brevis NBRC 100599, a single genomic region encodes these proteins:
- a CDS encoding Ger(x)C family spore germination protein: protein MGKSLRYFALLIICTILLTGCWDRRELEERASVLAIAIDQDEKNENLYKMTVQIPIPIKIAGSSGKGGGNNADAVKIMSVTGRTVTDASNNLQMRLNQRLFLGHTRILAVSEEVARKGIQDIMDSFRREPQIRRLLWPIVVRGKASTLLEIKPRIEPIPVVFLMGLIENGMKLGRIPDQTLGDYFNQTSNLTMEPFLNYVEARNNEVSWKGVAVFRGHKMVGILDHVQSWVLLQLRNKKPGGDIVIPLPKTKNGYVSFRPHFVKKKVIIHKSSSATYQCELQGDIVELTENLKIPPEQFILQMQALIKKEMENRAKKLLQQLQKQYNSDILKLGLTLRAKHYQDYWKTHNWKQDFKDFPIRVTYTIKLRRLGMEMQ, encoded by the coding sequence ATGGGTAAGTCTCTTAGATACTTCGCGTTGCTGATTATCTGTACAATCCTGCTGACAGGGTGCTGGGACAGACGTGAATTGGAAGAACGCGCATCGGTGTTGGCCATTGCGATAGATCAGGATGAAAAAAATGAAAATCTGTACAAAATGACCGTCCAAATCCCTATTCCCATCAAAATCGCAGGGAGTAGCGGAAAGGGCGGAGGAAATAATGCGGATGCCGTGAAAATCATGAGCGTGACAGGAAGAACGGTGACAGATGCATCCAATAACTTGCAAATGCGGCTAAACCAACGATTGTTTCTTGGGCATACGCGTATTCTTGCCGTAAGTGAGGAAGTGGCTAGAAAGGGAATCCAAGACATCATGGACAGCTTTCGTCGTGAACCGCAAATACGACGCCTCCTGTGGCCGATCGTCGTAAGGGGCAAAGCGTCTACCTTGCTGGAAATCAAGCCGAGGATCGAGCCGATTCCAGTCGTCTTTTTGATGGGGCTGATCGAAAATGGCATGAAATTAGGAAGAATTCCAGACCAAACGTTGGGCGACTATTTCAATCAGACCTCTAATCTAACCATGGAGCCGTTTTTGAATTATGTAGAGGCAAGAAATAATGAGGTGAGCTGGAAAGGGGTTGCTGTTTTTCGGGGACACAAGATGGTGGGGATATTGGATCACGTACAGTCATGGGTATTACTTCAGCTGCGAAATAAAAAACCGGGTGGAGACATTGTGATTCCGTTGCCGAAAACCAAGAACGGATATGTGAGCTTTCGTCCGCATTTTGTAAAAAAAAAGGTGATCATTCACAAATCCTCTTCCGCTACCTATCAATGCGAGCTCCAAGGGGATATTGTCGAACTTACAGAAAACCTGAAAATTCCTCCTGAGCAATTCATCTTACAAATGCAAGCGCTTATTAAAAAAGAAATGGAAAACCGCGCAAAGAAGCTCTTGCAGCAATTACAAAAGCAGTACAATAGTGACATTTTGAAACTGGGCCTTACACTGCGTGCGAAGCATTACCAAGACTACTGGAAAACGCACAACTGGAAGCAAGATTTCAAGGATTTTCCGATTCGCGTTACATACACAATCAAGCTGCGCCGTCTTGGTATGGAAATGCAATAG
- a CDS encoding GerAB/ArcD/ProY family transporter, whose protein sequence is MNRREGHVWHQTLSMWQQICLMTSTLIGVGVLTLPRTTSSKLYEAGWIAPLIGSAGAYVSLWLIVKLSKRYPGETFIEYSHKVWGSAKRPWVGKVFSLPWICIYLVYLYFSTAVVSRVFGEVVVTSVLLQTPLEVMLITMFLLILFLCMHEVEVVARVNELLFPFIIFPLLFIAIASFQKAEIGNLLPINHVSIRSMVEGVYEGIYSYSGFEIMFIFFAYAQQNTNRELAGFYSLLIAASLYMLIVVAGISVFGYEELQRVTWPTLELVKTTQVPGLILERLESAFLAVWVSAVFTTVANAYYVVVYSLRQLFRKGIRFQRIMASVLLIPLFFFALIPQNITEVFSMASVLGLSSLVINLLIPVVYWVAILIRDMVTRREGRNIDG, encoded by the coding sequence ATGAACAGGAGGGAAGGGCACGTCTGGCACCAGACTCTATCGATGTGGCAGCAAATTTGTCTCATGACAAGTACCTTAATCGGTGTCGGAGTTTTGACCCTTCCTCGCACAACCAGTTCGAAATTATATGAGGCAGGCTGGATCGCCCCTCTGATTGGCTCAGCAGGTGCGTATGTCTCCTTATGGCTAATTGTCAAATTGAGCAAGCGTTATCCAGGGGAAACCTTTATTGAATACAGTCACAAGGTGTGGGGATCTGCCAAACGGCCCTGGGTGGGAAAAGTTTTCAGCCTTCCTTGGATTTGTATCTATTTGGTATACCTGTATTTCTCCACGGCAGTCGTATCGCGTGTATTTGGTGAAGTGGTTGTGACTTCCGTTCTGTTGCAGACTCCGTTGGAAGTTATGCTTATCACGATGTTTTTATTGATACTATTCTTGTGTATGCATGAGGTGGAAGTAGTAGCGCGAGTGAACGAGCTGCTGTTTCCTTTTATTATCTTTCCCCTTCTTTTTATCGCGATTGCGTCGTTTCAAAAGGCGGAAATTGGGAATCTCCTGCCGATTAATCATGTGTCGATCCGATCAATGGTAGAAGGAGTGTACGAAGGAATTTATTCCTATTCCGGTTTTGAAATTATGTTCATCTTTTTCGCCTATGCGCAACAAAACACGAACAGGGAATTGGCGGGATTTTACAGTTTATTAATTGCAGCATCACTCTACATGTTAATTGTGGTTGCTGGTATTTCGGTGTTTGGTTACGAAGAGCTGCAGAGGGTGACGTGGCCGACACTAGAATTGGTCAAGACGACCCAGGTGCCCGGATTGATCTTGGAACGATTGGAGTCCGCTTTTTTGGCAGTGTGGGTTTCGGCTGTTTTTACTACGGTAGCCAATGCGTATTACGTTGTTGTTTATTCATTGAGACAGTTGTTTCGTAAGGGAATCAGGTTTCAAAGAATCATGGCTTCTGTCCTTCTCATCCCTTTATTCTTCTTTGCCCTCATTCCACAAAACATCACGGAAGTATTCAGTATGGCTTCGGTGCTGGGGTTGTCTAGCCTGGTCATTAATTTGCTGATCCCTGTCGTTTACTGGGTAGCAATCCTCATCCGCGACATGGTGACCCGACGAGAGGGGCGGAATATCGATGGGTAA
- a CDS encoding GerAB/ArcD/ProY family transporter, with protein MEKQQRNFGTWQLTSIMISSMIGVGILVIPRTATELLHQMGWLGPIAGAFVASLAVAAIVYLGNQFPGLTFVEFMPKIFGVAIGTLCICLFILYQFLNAGITARLFGEVVVTSVLPQTPLEVIIITLLLLVVFLCCHEIEVVARVNELLIPFLLLPSLLIPLVSFMNADWYNLLPFRFESWTNVMKTGLNTYTLYTGYELLMVYFAFAIPGARLGVASMTGMSFSLVVYLITVVAGITVFGYEELQRLVWPTLELVKVTQKTGWFLERFESAFLAIWVASVFTTIGNMLYATIFSLRRLFHKGIRFQQITAIVIMMPLFFLTLVPQNIVELFSYTQHLTNVGYLITIIIPILLAITQFIRNRFNKGREVNNAKGGT; from the coding sequence GTGGAGAAACAGCAACGTAATTTTGGTACCTGGCAACTGACAAGCATTATGATCAGTTCAATGATCGGGGTAGGTATCCTCGTCATCCCGAGAACGGCAACCGAACTGCTTCATCAAATGGGATGGTTGGGACCCATTGCAGGTGCTTTCGTAGCGTCTTTGGCTGTGGCGGCTATCGTTTATTTAGGCAACCAGTTTCCTGGCCTTACCTTTGTCGAATTTATGCCGAAGATATTTGGTGTTGCCATCGGTACCCTGTGTATATGTCTCTTCATTCTCTATCAGTTCCTCAATGCGGGAATCACAGCCAGATTGTTTGGGGAAGTCGTCGTGACCTCCGTATTGCCACAAACGCCACTGGAAGTAATTATCATCACGTTGCTATTGTTGGTCGTGTTTCTTTGTTGTCATGAGATTGAAGTTGTGGCAAGGGTAAATGAGCTGTTGATTCCTTTCCTCCTTTTGCCGTCTCTCTTGATTCCGCTCGTCTCCTTCATGAACGCAGATTGGTACAATTTATTGCCATTCCGATTCGAGTCATGGACAAATGTCATGAAAACGGGGCTGAATACGTATACGCTCTACACTGGGTATGAGTTGTTAATGGTTTACTTTGCCTTCGCTATTCCTGGGGCAAGGTTAGGGGTGGCTAGCATGACAGGGATGAGCTTTTCTCTTGTCGTTTATCTGATTACAGTTGTAGCAGGCATTACTGTATTTGGCTATGAAGAATTGCAGAGGCTGGTGTGGCCTACACTTGAACTGGTCAAGGTAACGCAGAAAACTGGCTGGTTTTTGGAGCGTTTTGAGTCCGCCTTTTTGGCGATTTGGGTTGCTTCCGTATTTACAACGATCGGGAATATGCTTTACGCGACGATTTTTTCATTGCGGCGCTTGTTCCACAAAGGCATTCGTTTTCAGCAAATCACCGCGATTGTGATCATGATGCCTCTTTTTTTCCTAACGTTAGTGCCGCAAAATATAGTGGAGCTGTTTTCTTATACACAGCATTTGACCAATGTAGGATATTTGATCACCATCATCATCCCTATCTTGCTGGCAATTACCCAATTCATACGCAATCGGTTCAACAAAGGTCGAGAAGTGAATAATGCAAAGGGAGGGACATAG
- a CDS encoding B12-binding domain-containing radical SAM protein: MKILLSTLNAKFIHSSLALRYLRSYAQEAFPSIELVEYTINDVTLNIVADIHKRKPDVVAFSCYIWNIRETLSVMRTLKKICPDVPIILGGPEVTYDADEWMKKHPEIDVICIGEGEQTFLELLQVYQESLQTKQPPRLRDVAGIAYREEEYVRFSMPRAQVEEMDSIPSPYADHLDELNNRVVYFEASRGCPFKCQYCLSSIEDGVRYFSLERVKEDLMRLINHGVKTIKFVDRTFNINKKYALEIFQFLIDNHNGTVFQFEITADILRADVLDFLTENAPPGIFRFEIGVQSTNDETNRLVQRIQRFDRLARTVTQIKDSKKIDQHLDLIAGLPEEDYASFRKTFNDVFGLRPEELQLGFLKMLRGTGVRARAANHGYVFMDEAPYEILGNNVLSFDDMQKIKRVEDILEKYWNAHRMDYTVEWLLANQFETAFDFFQAFGDYWENQGWGRIGHQLEDLFVRLQKFLQFQEVDGMGHVLSMMKFDFLRNQKHRPRKLWWEDVMDKEEMQQTFAVLTEQRERLRDDFAAHAALEKDYFKHTLTAKVTFDIEKWMETGELVEGDFTLVVYYPYKDEEQNAFAVVKQDVQAAG; encoded by the coding sequence ATGAAGATTTTACTATCGACTTTAAACGCCAAGTTTATTCACTCCTCACTCGCTTTGCGTTATTTGCGAAGCTATGCTCAGGAAGCATTTCCTTCGATTGAGCTGGTGGAGTATACCATCAACGATGTGACGTTAAATATAGTAGCAGATATACACAAGCGCAAGCCCGATGTTGTTGCATTTTCCTGTTATATCTGGAACATTCGTGAGACCCTCAGTGTCATGCGCACGCTGAAAAAGATTTGCCCGGATGTTCCGATTATCCTCGGCGGACCAGAAGTGACCTATGATGCGGACGAATGGATGAAGAAGCATCCTGAAATCGATGTGATCTGCATTGGTGAAGGGGAGCAAACCTTCTTGGAGCTTTTGCAGGTGTACCAGGAATCCCTGCAAACCAAGCAGCCTCCGCGCTTGCGTGATGTAGCCGGAATCGCTTATCGCGAAGAGGAGTACGTGCGTTTTTCTATGCCGCGTGCGCAGGTTGAAGAGATGGACAGCATTCCTTCCCCATACGCGGATCATCTGGACGAGCTGAACAACCGCGTCGTCTATTTCGAGGCATCCCGTGGCTGTCCGTTCAAATGCCAATACTGTCTGTCTTCGATTGAAGACGGCGTACGCTATTTCAGTCTGGAACGAGTGAAGGAAGATCTCATGCGTTTGATCAATCACGGCGTCAAAACGATCAAGTTCGTGGATCGAACGTTTAACATCAATAAAAAATATGCGTTGGAAATCTTTCAGTTTTTGATCGATAACCACAATGGCACGGTCTTTCAATTCGAGATTACGGCAGACATTTTGCGCGCGGACGTACTCGACTTCTTGACCGAGAACGCACCTCCAGGTATTTTCCGCTTCGAGATTGGGGTTCAGTCCACGAATGATGAGACCAACCGCCTTGTTCAGCGGATTCAGCGCTTCGATCGCCTTGCGCGGACAGTGACACAGATCAAGGATTCGAAAAAAATCGATCAGCATTTGGACTTGATCGCTGGTTTGCCTGAGGAAGATTATGCGTCCTTCCGCAAAACCTTCAACGACGTGTTTGGTCTGCGCCCGGAAGAACTTCAGCTCGGCTTTTTGAAAATGCTGCGCGGGACAGGTGTTCGTGCGCGAGCGGCTAATCACGGCTATGTTTTTATGGATGAGGCTCCTTACGAAATTTTGGGGAACAACGTCCTTTCCTTTGATGACATGCAAAAAATCAAGCGTGTAGAAGACATTTTGGAAAAGTACTGGAACGCGCACCGGATGGACTATACAGTGGAGTGGCTCTTGGCGAATCAGTTCGAAACGGCTTTTGACTTCTTCCAGGCATTTGGCGATTATTGGGAAAATCAGGGTTGGGGCCGAATTGGTCATCAATTAGAGGATTTGTTCGTACGTTTGCAGAAGTTTTTGCAATTCCAGGAAGTGGATGGTATGGGTCATGTGCTTAGCATGATGAAATTCGATTTCCTGCGCAACCAGAAGCATCGCCCGCGCAAGCTGTGGTGGGAGGATGTCATGGACAAGGAAGAGATGCAACAGACGTTTGCTGTCCTAACCGAGCAGCGTGAGCGACTCCGCGATGATTTTGCGGCACATGCTGCGTTGGAAAAAGATTATTTCAAACACACGCTGACTGCCAAGGTGACCTTTGATATTGAAAAATGGATGGAGACCGGTGAGCTTGTCGAGGGAGATTTTACACTCGTCGTGTATTATCCGTACAAAGACGAAGAGCAAAATGCTTTTGCCGTCGTCAAGCAGGACGTCCAAGCAGCAGGCTAA
- a CDS encoding DedA family protein: MEVDLLMSIIEQYGYVAIFFMLWLGIVGLPIPDELVVATGGFLASIGMLNPWYSFLAGYLGVASGLTIGFLLGKYFGKPILQWLCKTEKMRNAVNRSTSLLEKYGTTALCISYLFPVVRHVVPYLVGLGGMTFRRYAVLSYPIGLIWTIAFYFLGHVFGNNVEAIIEVIRKYGFYALLVIVIVLAVVFFVRKQFMANRAYRAKGE; encoded by the coding sequence ATGGAAGTCGACCTGCTAATGTCCATCATAGAGCAATACGGTTACGTAGCGATTTTTTTCATGCTTTGGCTGGGGATTGTAGGCTTGCCGATTCCCGATGAGCTGGTTGTCGCTACAGGAGGATTTCTTGCCTCCATTGGCATGTTAAACCCTTGGTATTCTTTTTTGGCGGGATATTTAGGGGTTGCCTCCGGATTGACGATTGGCTTTTTACTTGGAAAGTACTTTGGGAAACCGATATTGCAGTGGTTGTGCAAAACCGAGAAAATGAGGAACGCCGTGAATCGATCAACGAGCTTGCTGGAGAAGTATGGAACTACTGCTCTTTGCATCAGCTACTTATTTCCGGTTGTCCGTCATGTCGTACCTTATTTGGTCGGGCTTGGTGGTATGACGTTCCGGCGTTATGCGGTGCTGTCATATCCGATCGGGTTGATTTGGACCATCGCCTTTTACTTTCTCGGCCATGTATTCGGTAATAATGTGGAAGCCATTATCGAGGTCATCCGTAAATACGGTTTCTACGCTTTGCTGGTGATCGTGATTGTATTGGCTGTGGTATTTTTCGTACGCAAGCAGTTTATGGCAAATCGGGCATATCGGGCAAAAGGAGAATAA
- a CDS encoding DUF1294 domain-containing protein yields the protein MYHQQLAAHRRNFMLLLVISWALLLVGYFNSNVWVLAAGALLVNGYAYYLMQADKRLAKEKGFRVPEMSLFLVAFLGGGIGAFEGMLIQRHKTKHTSFRILLPLFCIAQILLVIWGIQLYLDKNLVS from the coding sequence ATGTACCATCAACAATTAGCTGCCCACCGCCGCAATTTCATGTTGCTGCTCGTTATTAGTTGGGCCCTCCTCTTGGTCGGATACTTCAATTCGAATGTTTGGGTGCTGGCGGCAGGAGCTTTACTGGTGAATGGCTATGCTTATTACCTGATGCAGGCAGACAAGCGTCTGGCTAAAGAAAAAGGTTTTCGGGTTCCAGAAATGAGCCTTTTTTTGGTCGCATTTTTAGGAGGAGGGATTGGGGCGTTTGAGGGTATGCTCATTCAACGGCATAAAACCAAGCATACCTCTTTTCGTATTCTACTCCCGCTCTTTTGCATCGCGCAAATCTTGCTAGTCATTTGGGGAATACAACTATATTTGGATAAGAATCTCGTGTCGTAG
- a CDS encoding DNA alkylation repair protein translates to MNASEYTEAVEERLRAHSDSIVAGPMAQYMKNHFPFLGIKSPQRKELTKQIFREYGVPEDWEQVVRSLWALPAREYQYVALDVLEKSKKRLTPNHLPFVVELITTKSWWDTVDYLASHTTGKLFAVHPELIEPNTTAWMDGTNMWLQRTAILFQLSYKDKTDQRRLFSLVERCADSKEFFIQKAIGWALREYAKTNPKAVREFVEATPLASLSRREALKHLSG, encoded by the coding sequence ATGAACGCAAGTGAGTATACGGAGGCTGTCGAGGAACGGTTGCGTGCACATAGTGATTCGATTGTGGCTGGCCCCATGGCACAGTACATGAAAAATCATTTTCCTTTTCTGGGGATAAAATCACCACAGCGCAAAGAACTGACCAAACAAATCTTTCGTGAGTATGGTGTACCCGAAGATTGGGAGCAGGTCGTTCGGTCCTTGTGGGCTTTGCCAGCGCGAGAGTACCAGTATGTAGCGCTTGACGTACTCGAGAAGTCCAAAAAGCGTCTCACCCCTAACCATCTCCCGTTCGTTGTCGAACTGATTACGACAAAATCGTGGTGGGATACCGTCGATTATTTGGCTTCCCATACAACGGGCAAATTGTTCGCCGTACATCCCGAACTGATCGAACCGAATACGACAGCCTGGATGGATGGGACCAACATGTGGCTGCAACGAACGGCAATTTTATTTCAATTGTCGTACAAGGACAAGACCGATCAGCGGCGGCTCTTTTCTTTGGTGGAAAGATGCGCGGATTCCAAAGAGTTTTTTATTCAGAAGGCAATCGGCTGGGCGTTGAGAGAGTATGCGAAAACCAATCCCAAAGCCGTGCGTGAATTTGTAGAAGCGACTCCACTTGCGAGTTTGTCCAGGCGTGAAGCGCTCAAGCATCTATCAGGATAG
- the sspI gene encoding small acid-soluble spore protein SspI yields MNIASLNLRQAIMYKMQGSDPNEVEETISDAISSGQEKTLPGLGVLFEVLWQNSDASSRQSMITTIAEHLPEQAEKPI; encoded by the coding sequence ATGAATATTGCCTCACTCAATTTACGTCAAGCGATCATGTACAAAATGCAAGGCTCAGATCCAAACGAAGTGGAAGAGACCATCAGTGATGCTATCTCAAGCGGTCAGGAGAAGACACTGCCGGGGTTAGGCGTTTTGTTTGAAGTTCTGTGGCAAAACAGCGATGCTTCCTCACGTCAATCCATGATTACGACTATCGCGGAACACTTGCCTGAGCAAGCCGAGAAGCCAATCTAA
- a CDS encoding spore germination protein → MSQFLQAWKKRKEALQSKTLEQHSDKSMESVSDVALTTNVEENIQLIQAQFGKCDDLVVRRFQTKTKTQAAIVFIDGMVDRNVISDFIIRYMTTPDITYNDPATNELDLTDKLRQIVRNILSGCAVLILDGCQNAYLNNTRGWDRRSVEEPQTESVVRGPRDGFCETLCVNSALIRFRLKDPNLRVRHMVVGERTQTDIYIMYVEGIAYPPMVEEVIARIESNVRVDSVLESGYIEQMIQDRRWSPFPQIQNTERPDKVVANLLEGKVGILVDGTPFGLIAPAVFSQFYQSPEDYYERFYIATLIRFIRIISISIALLLPSLYIAFSSFHPEMIPSRLVIAMAAGRSTVPFPSLIEALSMELAIEILREASVRLPGPIGPTIGIVGALVVGEAAVTAGLVSPVMVIIVAVTTIGSFASPSYSAAIAIRMLRFPVMILAGMFGLYGIMLFLIVILIHLSSLKSFGVPYMSPLSPLNLNGMKDLFIRAPHHMLKTRPMMFHVQDKIRIREEDNQK, encoded by the coding sequence TTGAGCCAGTTTCTTCAAGCATGGAAAAAAAGAAAAGAAGCCCTCCAGTCAAAAACGTTGGAGCAGCACTCCGACAAGAGCATGGAAAGCGTATCCGATGTTGCGCTCACGACAAATGTGGAGGAAAACATCCAATTGATTCAAGCGCAGTTTGGAAAGTGTGACGATCTCGTCGTTCGTCGTTTTCAAACGAAGACAAAGACGCAAGCCGCTATCGTTTTTATAGATGGCATGGTGGATCGAAATGTCATCAGCGATTTTATTATTCGCTATATGACGACTCCCGATATCACCTATAATGATCCGGCTACAAATGAGCTGGATTTGACAGACAAACTGAGGCAGATCGTCCGAAATATTTTGTCTGGATGTGCGGTACTGATCCTCGATGGATGTCAAAATGCATATTTGAATAACACGAGAGGTTGGGACAGGCGTTCAGTGGAAGAGCCTCAGACGGAATCCGTCGTACGAGGGCCACGCGATGGTTTTTGTGAGACGTTGTGCGTGAATTCAGCACTAATCCGCTTCCGCTTGAAGGACCCGAATCTCAGAGTGCGACATATGGTTGTCGGAGAACGAACGCAGACTGACATTTACATCATGTACGTCGAGGGTATTGCGTATCCCCCGATGGTAGAGGAAGTGATTGCGCGAATCGAGAGTAATGTTCGGGTGGATTCTGTGCTGGAGAGCGGGTACATCGAACAAATGATCCAGGATCGGAGATGGTCTCCATTTCCGCAGATTCAAAATACGGAGCGCCCGGACAAAGTAGTGGCCAATCTTTTGGAAGGGAAGGTAGGCATTCTGGTAGATGGGACTCCGTTCGGATTGATTGCTCCGGCTGTTTTTTCGCAGTTTTATCAGAGTCCTGAGGATTATTACGAGCGGTTTTATATCGCGACCTTGATTCGTTTCATTCGGATTATCAGTATCAGCATTGCCTTGTTGTTGCCGTCTCTTTATATCGCTTTTAGTTCGTTTCATCCTGAGATGATCCCTTCTCGACTGGTCATTGCGATGGCGGCAGGACGATCTACCGTTCCATTCCCTTCTTTAATCGAAGCTCTGTCTATGGAGTTGGCCATTGAAATATTGAGGGAAGCGAGTGTGAGGCTGCCGGGGCCAATCGGTCCTACGATTGGGATTGTTGGGGCACTCGTGGTTGGGGAAGCAGCGGTAACGGCTGGGCTTGTCAGTCCTGTCATGGTGATCATCGTGGCTGTAACGACAATTGGCTCGTTTGCATCCCCAAGTTACAGTGCAGCGATTGCTATACGCATGCTCCGCTTTCCGGTAATGATTCTGGCAGGAATGTTTGGTCTATACGGTATTATGCTGTTTTTGATTGTCATCCTCATTCATTTGTCTTCACTGAAATCGTTTGGAGTGCCCTATATGAGCCCGCTTAGTCCGCTCAACCTGAATGGAATGAAGGACTTGTTCATACGGGCACCCCATCACATGTTGAAAACAAGACCGATGATGTTTCATGTTCAAGACAAAATCCGGATCAGAGAGGAGGATAACCAGAAATGA
- the kynU gene encoding kynureninase, translating to MSQSSGLTKAYAQQLDAQDELASYREEFYLLPSLYLDGNSLGLMSKRAEKSVMDMMQSWKELGVEGWTTGRHPWFFFSEKLAEMSAALVGAGPEEVIVTGSTTINLHQLAATFYRPVGKRSKVVATELDFPTDIYALQSQMKLHGLDPEEHLVRVASRDGRLIEEEDIIDAMTDEVALVVLPTVLYRSGQLLDIERLTAAAHERGILIGFDGCHSVGAIPHSFSKWGVDFAYWCNYKYVNAGPGSVGSLYVNRKHFGRTPGLAGWFSSKKDKQFDMDHTLEACESAGAYQIGTPHMLSLAPLLGSLEMFQEVSMEKLRTKSLGLTRFMMDLIEVELTDMGFTIANPQQDDRRGGHVSLEHEEAIRICKALKEAGIIPDFRAPNIIRLAPVAFYTTYTEVWESVQILKAIMLEKSYEKFENKREVVA from the coding sequence ATGTCTCAATCGAGCGGCTTAACGAAAGCGTACGCGCAGCAATTGGATGCACAGGATGAACTCGCGAGCTATCGCGAAGAGTTTTATTTGCTTCCGAGCCTGTATTTGGATGGAAACTCGCTTGGCCTCATGTCAAAAAGAGCGGAAAAGAGCGTCATGGATATGATGCAGTCTTGGAAGGAGCTGGGTGTGGAAGGCTGGACAACGGGTCGTCATCCGTGGTTTTTCTTTTCGGAGAAATTGGCAGAGATGAGCGCAGCGCTTGTAGGGGCAGGCCCGGAGGAAGTGATTGTCACGGGATCTACGACGATCAACCTGCATCAGCTGGCAGCTACCTTCTATCGTCCTGTTGGGAAGAGGTCGAAGGTCGTTGCCACTGAACTGGATTTCCCTACCGATATATACGCACTGCAGAGTCAAATGAAGCTCCACGGGCTGGACCCGGAAGAGCATTTGGTTCGGGTGGCATCAAGAGATGGTCGCCTAATCGAAGAAGAGGATATTATCGATGCGATGACGGATGAAGTAGCACTCGTTGTCCTTCCTACCGTCCTGTATCGCAGTGGCCAGCTGCTCGATATCGAACGGTTGACAGCAGCCGCACATGAGAGAGGCATTCTGATTGGTTTTGACGGATGTCACTCTGTAGGAGCGATCCCGCATTCCTTCAGTAAATGGGGAGTGGACTTTGCCTACTGGTGTAACTACAAATACGTAAATGCAGGGCCTGGAAGCGTGGGCAGCCTATATGTAAATCGCAAGCATTTTGGCAGGACTCCTGGATTGGCGGGATGGTTCAGCTCGAAAAAGGATAAGCAATTTGACATGGATCATACGCTGGAGGCATGTGAAAGTGCGGGCGCTTACCAGATCGGTACCCCACATATGCTGAGTCTCGCCCCACTGCTTGGTTCGTTGGAAATGTTCCAGGAGGTGTCCATGGAAAAGCTCCGTACCAAGTCGCTCGGCTTAACGCGGTTCATGATGGATTTGATCGAGGTGGAGCTGACAGACATGGGTTTTACGATTGCGAACCCACAGCAGGACGATCGCCGAGGTGGGCATGTCAGCCTTGAGCACGAAGAGGCCATACGTATATGCAAGGCCTTGAAGGAAGCGGGCATTATTCCTGACTTTCGTGCCCCAAACATCATCCGGTTAGCCCCTGTTGCTTTCTATACGACTTATACAGAGGTTTGGGAAAGTGTCCAGATCTTAAAGGCGATCATGCTGGAGAAGAGCTACGAGAAATTTGAAAACAAGCGCGAGGTAGTCGCTTGA
- a CDS encoding potassium channel family protein gives MSKQFAIIGMGRFGSSVARTLYEMDYEVMGIDENEERINENIQYVTHAVAADSTDERALKEIGIRNFDVVVVAIGVDIQASILTVLTLKDLGVKKIVAKAQNERHGQVLYKVGADRVVFPERDMGVRVAHNLISSNVLDFIELAEDYSVAEVVVSSKLVGQNLRQLDIRKKYEVNVIAIKSGDKFNIAPSPDEVIQYGDVLVVIGNNKDLREFEERA, from the coding sequence ATGTCCAAGCAATTTGCCATTATCGGGATGGGACGTTTTGGTTCCAGCGTGGCGAGAACGCTGTACGAGATGGATTATGAAGTGATGGGTATAGATGAGAACGAGGAGCGCATTAACGAAAATATTCAGTATGTAACGCACGCGGTAGCAGCTGATTCTACGGATGAACGCGCCTTGAAGGAAATCGGCATCCGCAATTTTGACGTAGTTGTCGTGGCCATTGGGGTCGATATTCAGGCGAGTATCCTGACGGTGTTGACGCTGAAAGACTTGGGTGTCAAAAAGATCGTGGCAAAAGCACAGAATGAGCGTCATGGACAAGTATTGTACAAGGTGGGAGCTGACCGTGTCGTATTCCCTGAGCGTGACATGGGTGTTCGGGTCGCCCACAATCTGATCTCTTCTAACGTACTTGACTTTATTGAGCTGGCAGAGGACTACAGCGTAGCGGAGGTAGTCGTGTCGTCCAAGCTGGTCGGTCAAAACTTGCGCCAACTGGATATTCGGAAAAAATACGAAGTCAACGTGATTGCGATCAAAAGCGGAGATAAATTCAATATCGCTCCTAGCCCGGATGAAGTCATCCAATACGGCGACGTGCTTGTGGTGATCGGGAACAACAAAGACTTACGCGAATTTGAGGAGCGGGCATAG